From Candidatus Tanganyikabacteria bacterium:
CATGGTCACCCCCGAGATGGTGGGCGTCCTGGCGGCCGAGGCGGTCGCCGACGTGGCGTTCGAGTTGCTGTCTTCGCCGGAGAGACGCCGCCAGGTCAAGCTCGACCTCCTGCAGGCGATGGGCTATCGCGGCGCGGCCGCGACGGTCTGCCAGGTCGTCGGCGAGGTCCTCGCGCGGCGGTCGGCGGGCGCTCCTTCCGAGGTCGCTCTAGAATAGGGCGTGTTTCGCCCCCTCCTCCCGTTCTTGCGGCCGCACCTGGCCGCGTTGTGCGCCGGGTTGGTCCTGCTGGTGCTCCAGGCCCTGGCCAGCCTGGGCGCCATCCCCGTAGCCCGCCAGATCGCGACCGTGTTTACGGCCCTGGCGGCGGCCGAACCCGGGGCCCTCATGGGCCTCAACTTGCTGGCCCTCGCCGGCCTCGGCCTATACTTCGGGAAGTACCTGGCGACCTACCTCCAGAACCTGGTGGTCTCCCGCATCGGGCTGCTCATGGTGCGCGACGTGCGCTCGGCACTCTTCGCCGCCATCGGGCGCCAGGATCTGGCGTTCCTGGCGAAGTTCCGGCAGGGCGATCTGGCTTCCCGGGCCACCGCCGACGTCACGGCCTTGCGGGACGCCCTCGTGCTCGGCTACGCGGACCTGGCGCCCAACCTGCTCGTGCTGGTCGGCGCGATCTCCTACACGTTCTACGTCAACTGGCGCCTGGCGGCGCTCACCCTGGTCGGCCTGCCCCTGGTGGGCCTGGCGATCGCGCAGTTCAGCGGCCGCATCGCGCGCTGGTCGCTGGCGGTGCAGACGGAGCACGGGGCCGTGCTCACGGCCGTCTCGGAGCACCTCGGGCAGGTGCAGGTCGTCAGGGCGTTCGGCCGGGAAGACAGCGAGCAGCGACGCTTCGACGCCACCAATGCCGGGCACTTCCTGGCGGCCTGGCGCGGGGCGCGCGTGCAGGCCCTGCAAGGGCCCCTGGTGGCCTTCCTGCAGACCGCCGCCATCACCGGCGTGCTGTGGGTGGGAGGCTGGGAGATCTACCACTCGCGCCTGGCGGTCGCCGATCTGCTGGCCTTCGGCGCCGCGGTCGGCG
This genomic window contains:
- a CDS encoding ABC transporter ATP-binding protein — encoded protein: MFRPLLPFLRPHLAALCAGLVLLVLQALASLGAIPVARQIATVFTALAAAEPGALMGLNLLALAGLGLYFGKYLATYLQNLVVSRIGLLMVRDVRSALFAAIGRQDLAFLAKFRQGDLASRATADVTALRDALVLGYADLAPNLLVLVGAISYTFYVNWRLAALTLVGLPLVGLAIAQFSGRIARWSLAVQTEHGAVLTAVSEHLGQVQVVRAFGREDSEQRRFDATNAGHFLAAWRGARVQALQGPLVAFLQTAAITGVLWVGGWEIYHSRLAVADLLAFGAAVGVSVDPVLAVSHAWGRIQQASGAVARVFAIIDAPAAAPPAPDLPPPADCEGRLAFEDVSFGYAGGPEVLTNVTFAAAPGEIVALMGPSGGGKSTLLTLALRLYDPTSGAIRLDGRDLRDLPAGWLRARMGFVPQDPALFYGTVAENVRFGRLDATPQEIEAACRAAHAHDFVSQLPDGYDTVVGERGATLSGGQRQRLAIARALVRDPRILLLDEATSALDAESERAIRDALDALRPGRTILLVTHRPALAEIADRVVELTDGRVSRVAAGLPA